One segment of Trichlorobacter ammonificans DNA contains the following:
- the ppk1 gene encoding polyphosphate kinase 1 — translation MSDPAQQPTKRQPKAKPKAKSKHPRKPVRAGSPAAVTTESAPGVDPADSAWYLNRELTWLAFNRRVLHEAADKRTPLLERIKFLAIVGSNLDEFFMKRIGGLKQQLAANVLELTPDGRTPRQQLVECHLQVRQLVEEKTLLFRQLMKMLDDRGIEVVSWKELTAKEQKLLRELYQRDVFPLLTPQSIDPAHPFPFVSNLSLNLLVTVRYPREKEVALARIKVPMGTGVPRFIRVGRAERFILLEEVMAANLDMLFPGMKVVSCEFFRVTRNANTEKDEEKADDLVAMIESELQERRFAPIVRLEVAVGMDPVHRGRLAAELDLDEESDVFEVSGMLALRDLFELARLNHPKLHDPPHHPVDPPQLPAGHNIFHIIRKAASLLVHHPYESFVSSVERFLNEAADDPKVCAIKMTLYRTSKEGRLIESLVRAAENGKQVAVVVELKARFDEAANLRIAERMEEAGIHVTYGVVGLKTHCKVILVVRRDYNGIRRYVHLGTGNYHSDTARLYSDLGLFTGDEQIGQDATELFNYLTTGFSPNRTYRKLLPAPKFLKKALLEKIEREIVLHRDKGGGHLQFKMNALEDVDIVHKLYTACQAGVKVDLYIRDSCRFRPGIAGLSESARVVSIVGRFLEHSRIYYFRNGGSEEYYIGSADVMKRNLESRVEILAPVELPELQARLRMILDGHDRDQRHAWEMLPDGTYLQRQPKGTDDQEGLHQFLIDHAERAAREARRLKRRVAKVVHR, via the coding sequence ATGAGCGATCCAGCCCAGCAACCGACAAAACGGCAGCCGAAAGCAAAGCCGAAGGCAAAAAGCAAGCATCCCCGCAAGCCGGTCCGTGCCGGCTCGCCTGCGGCAGTGACCACGGAAAGCGCACCGGGTGTCGATCCGGCCGACAGCGCCTGGTATCTCAACCGGGAGCTGACCTGGCTCGCCTTTAACCGGCGGGTGCTTCACGAAGCGGCCGACAAGCGGACGCCGCTGCTGGAACGGATCAAATTCCTGGCCATCGTCGGTTCCAACCTGGACGAGTTTTTCATGAAGCGGATCGGCGGCCTGAAGCAGCAACTGGCCGCCAACGTGCTGGAACTGACCCCCGACGGCCGCACGCCCCGGCAACAACTGGTCGAGTGCCATCTGCAGGTCCGCCAGCTGGTGGAGGAAAAAACCCTGCTCTTCCGGCAGTTGATGAAGATGCTGGACGACAGGGGCATCGAGGTGGTGAGCTGGAAAGAGTTGACGGCCAAGGAGCAGAAGCTGTTGCGGGAACTCTACCAGCGCGATGTTTTTCCGTTGCTTACCCCCCAATCCATCGATCCGGCCCATCCGTTTCCCTTTGTTTCCAACCTCTCCCTCAACCTGCTGGTGACGGTCCGCTACCCCCGGGAGAAGGAGGTGGCGCTGGCCAGGATCAAGGTTCCCATGGGAACCGGCGTGCCCCGGTTTATCCGGGTGGGGCGCGCCGAGCGGTTCATTTTGCTGGAGGAGGTGATGGCGGCCAACCTGGACATGCTGTTTCCCGGCATGAAGGTGGTTTCCTGCGAATTCTTCCGGGTAACCCGCAACGCCAACACCGAAAAGGACGAGGAAAAAGCCGACGACCTGGTGGCCATGATCGAATCGGAACTGCAGGAACGGCGCTTTGCGCCGATCGTGCGGCTGGAGGTGGCGGTGGGGATGGACCCGGTTCACCGCGGCCGCCTGGCGGCGGAACTGGACCTGGACGAGGAAAGCGACGTGTTCGAGGTGTCGGGGATGCTGGCCCTGCGCGACCTCTTCGAACTGGCCCGCCTCAACCATCCCAAGCTGCACGATCCGCCCCATCATCCGGTGGACCCGCCGCAGTTGCCGGCGGGACACAACATCTTTCACATCATCCGCAAGGCCGCTTCTCTGCTGGTACACCATCCCTACGAGTCGTTCGTCAGCTCGGTGGAGCGCTTTCTCAACGAGGCAGCCGACGACCCCAAAGTCTGCGCCATCAAGATGACGCTGTACCGCACCTCCAAGGAGGGGCGGCTGATTGAGTCCCTGGTGCGGGCCGCGGAAAACGGCAAGCAGGTGGCGGTGGTGGTTGAACTGAAGGCCCGCTTCGACGAGGCGGCCAACCTGCGCATTGCCGAACGGATGGAGGAGGCCGGCATCCATGTCACCTACGGCGTGGTGGGCCTCAAAACCCACTGCAAGGTGATCCTGGTGGTGCGGCGGGATTACAACGGTATCCGCCGCTACGTCCATCTGGGCACCGGCAACTACCACAGCGACACTGCCCGGCTGTACAGCGACCTGGGGCTGTTTACCGGCGACGAGCAGATCGGCCAGGATGCCACGGAACTGTTCAACTACCTGACCACCGGTTTTTCCCCCAACCGTACCTACCGCAAACTGCTGCCGGCCCCCAAGTTTCTGAAAAAGGCGCTGCTGGAAAAGATCGAGCGTGAGATTGTCCTGCACCGGGACAAGGGGGGAGGGCACCTGCAGTTCAAGATGAACGCCCTGGAAGATGTCGATATCGTCCACAAGCTCTACACAGCCTGTCAGGCCGGGGTGAAGGTGGATCTCTACATCCGGGATTCCTGCCGTTTCCGGCCCGGCATTGCCGGACTCTCCGAATCGGCGCGGGTGGTCAGCATCGTGGGGCGCTTTCTGGAGCACAGCCGAATCTACTACTTCCGCAACGGCGGCAGCGAAGAGTACTACATCGGCTCGGCCGACGTCATGAAGCGCAACCTGGAGTCACGGGTGGAGATCCTGGCGCCGGTGGAACTGCCGGAGCTCCAGGCCCGCCTGCGCATGATCCTGGACGGCCATGACCGCGACCAGCGCCACGCCTGGGAGATGCTGCCGGACGGCACCTATCTGCAACGGCAGCCCAAGGGGACCGATGACCAGGAGGGGCTGCACCAGTTCCTGATCGATCATGCCGAACGGGCGGCCCGGGAGGCGCGACGGCTGAAGCGGCGCGTGGCCAAGGTGGTGCACCGCTGA
- a CDS encoding ATP-dependent helicase yields the protein MTSLNPEQLAASRHLSGPLLVLAGAGSGKTQVITSRIVNLLKRHRIPAEQILAVTFTNKAAREMQERVKGAAGKLAEGMIISTFHSLGVRILRHDIRRLGYRPNFSIYGESDQSGVIRQAMGDLDLDPKQFNPDLIRWRISLAKNRLLGPDDYPVPQGNPLDAAVKAVYPRYQQLLRAYNAIDFDDIILLAVHLLEHHPEAADHWQQRFCQIMVDEYQDTNAGQFRLMSLLAERHGNLCVVGDDDQAIYGWRGADVANILSFAQHRPGCTVVKLEQNYRSTGTILAAANAVIGNNRLRSDKALWTASGNGDPIGLLVAEDDEEEARLVVEQLQLAQYCSKRPWRDFAILYRSNTQSRAFEEALRMEGIPYVLVGGQRFFERKEVKDTLSYLTVLNNPRDEAALVRIINFPRRGIGDTTLMRLQQWALEHNRSLHEAIHRVHDIAGISEAARTAVATFSRMLDEEIAGFKPVEMGRQAAALFRSLGINEEMYRTQADAAQARKRIENIEQVVNALSAFEERTPGATLGSFLERISLLEDNRRETDDGKQQDAVTLMSLHASKGLEFPHVFLVGVEEGLLPHHRSADEDPEVAEERRLCYVGITRARERLVLSRCRTRRKYGVREERQPSRFLAEIPEQLLEGASTGEAAAPSADLGADFFARMLAEEE from the coding sequence ATGACATCTCTGAACCCCGAACAACTGGCCGCCTCCCGACACCTCTCCGGCCCCCTGCTGGTGCTTGCCGGCGCCGGCTCCGGCAAGACCCAGGTCATCACCAGCCGTATCGTCAACCTGCTCAAGCGGCACCGCATCCCGGCCGAGCAGATCCTGGCGGTCACCTTCACCAACAAGGCTGCCCGCGAAATGCAGGAGCGGGTAAAGGGTGCCGCCGGCAAACTGGCGGAAGGCATGATCATCAGCACCTTCCATTCCCTGGGAGTCCGTATTCTCCGCCACGACATCAGACGACTGGGGTACCGCCCCAACTTTTCCATCTACGGTGAAAGCGACCAAAGCGGCGTTATTCGTCAGGCAATGGGCGACCTGGACCTTGATCCGAAGCAGTTCAATCCCGACCTGATCCGCTGGCGCATCTCCCTGGCCAAGAACCGCCTGCTCGGCCCGGACGACTACCCCGTCCCCCAGGGAAATCCGCTGGATGCGGCGGTCAAGGCGGTCTATCCCCGGTACCAGCAACTGCTCAGGGCCTACAACGCCATCGACTTCGACGACATCATCCTGCTGGCGGTGCACCTGCTGGAGCACCACCCGGAGGCGGCCGACCATTGGCAGCAGCGTTTCTGCCAGATCATGGTGGACGAGTACCAGGATACCAACGCCGGACAGTTCAGGCTGATGTCCCTCCTGGCGGAGCGGCACGGCAACCTGTGCGTGGTGGGGGACGACGACCAGGCCATCTACGGCTGGCGTGGCGCCGACGTCGCCAACATCCTCTCCTTTGCCCAGCATCGGCCCGGCTGCACCGTGGTCAAGCTGGAGCAGAACTACCGTTCCACCGGCACCATCCTGGCGGCGGCCAACGCCGTCATCGGCAACAATCGCCTGCGCAGCGACAAGGCGCTCTGGACCGCCTCCGGCAACGGCGACCCCATTGGTCTGCTGGTGGCTGAGGATGATGAGGAAGAGGCACGCCTGGTGGTGGAACAGCTGCAGCTGGCCCAGTATTGCAGCAAGCGCCCCTGGCGGGACTTCGCCATCCTGTACCGCTCCAACACCCAGAGCCGTGCCTTTGAAGAGGCACTGCGGATGGAGGGGATTCCCTACGTGCTGGTGGGAGGCCAGCGTTTCTTCGAACGCAAGGAGGTAAAGGATACCCTCTCCTACCTGACCGTCCTGAATAATCCCCGGGATGAGGCGGCGCTGGTGCGGATCATCAACTTCCCCCGGCGGGGGATCGGCGACACCACCCTAATGCGCTTGCAGCAATGGGCACTGGAACACAACCGCTCCCTCCACGAGGCGATCCACCGGGTGCATGACATCGCGGGGATTTCGGAAGCGGCGCGGACGGCGGTCGCCACGTTCAGCAGGATGCTGGATGAGGAGATCGCCGGCTTCAAGCCGGTGGAAATGGGGCGTCAGGCAGCGGCACTGTTCCGCAGCCTGGGTATCAACGAGGAGATGTACCGCACCCAGGCCGATGCCGCCCAAGCCCGCAAGCGGATCGAGAACATCGAGCAGGTGGTAAACGCGCTTTCCGCCTTTGAGGAGCGCACCCCCGGTGCAACCCTGGGAAGCTTTCTGGAGCGGATATCGCTGCTGGAGGACAACCGCCGGGAAACCGACGACGGAAAACAGCAGGATGCGGTCACCCTGATGTCGCTCCACGCCAGCAAGGGGCTGGAGTTTCCCCATGTTTTCCTGGTGGGGGTGGAGGAGGGCCTGCTCCCCCACCATCGCTCGGCGGATGAGGACCCCGAGGTGGCGGAAGAGCGGCGGCTCTGCTATGTGGGGATTACCCGCGCCCGGGAACGGCTGGTGCTGTCACGCTGTCGTACCCGCCGCAAGTACGGGGTTCGTGAAGAGCGGCAGCCCAGCCGCTTTCTGGCCGAAATACCGGAACAGTTACTGGAGGGAGCGAGTACGGGGGAAGCTGCTGCACCAAGTGCCGACCTGGGGGCCGACTTTTTTGCGCGAATGCTGGCGGAGGAGGAGTAA